The following proteins come from a genomic window of Geothrix edaphica:
- the pyrR gene encoding bifunctional pyr operon transcriptional regulator/uracil phosphoribosyltransferase PyrR, with protein MPEALGPCPMDPGQMEAALRRLAADLVARLRPEEEVVLLGIRSRGLPLAERLATFLRAATGAAVPVGSLDITLYRDDLTEMVGSPIVRPTEIPFTLKERTVVLVDDVLYTGRTVRAALDALLDHGRPRRVMLLVMADRSGRELPIQADLAGLRVEVPPGHRVAVRLKEIDGEDGVTVETC; from the coding sequence ATGCCCGAAGCCCTAGGTCCCTGTCCCATGGACCCCGGCCAGATGGAAGCGGCTCTCCGGCGCCTGGCTGCTGATCTGGTGGCCCGCCTCCGGCCCGAGGAGGAGGTCGTCCTCCTCGGCATCCGCTCCCGGGGCCTGCCCCTGGCCGAGCGCCTGGCCACGTTCCTCCGCGCCGCCACCGGGGCGGCAGTGCCCGTGGGCTCCCTGGACATCACCCTCTACCGGGACGACCTCACCGAGATGGTGGGCAGTCCCATCGTCAGGCCCACGGAGATCCCCTTCACCCTGAAGGAGCGGACCGTGGTGCTGGTGGACGATGTGCTCTACACGGGCCGCACGGTCCGGGCCGCGCTGGACGCCCTGCTGGACCACGGCCGCCCCCGCCGGGTGATGCTCCTGGTCATGGCCGATCGCAGCGGCCGGGAGCTGCCCATCCAGGCCGACCTCGCCGGGCTGCGGGTGGAGGTGCCCCCGGGCCACCGGGTGGCGGTGCGCCTGAAGGAAATCGACGGCGAAGATGGCGTCACCGTGGAGACCTGCTGA
- the asnS gene encoding asparagine--tRNA ligase: MSSQPFTEVRFLAGQVGETVRLRGWVRNARTSKTRFIELRDGSGFVQCVVGAAEADPESYELAGKLTQEAAITVTGVVQQHPKTGQPELLVKSLELVGGSTDFPITPKEHGTEFLMENRHLWLRSKRQWAILRIRHTLVKGIRDFFDGDGFTLLDAPILTPSACEGTSTLFGTEYFHEGMAFLSQSGQLYQEPGIAAFGKTYCFGPTFRAEKSKTRRHLTEFWMVEPEVAFAHLDDVMVLGERMTKFLIQRVLESRQEELKILERDTAPLETALNTTFDRMTYTEAVEKLKTLGSDINWGEDFGNDDETMLMNATDKPLWVHRFPKAFKAFYMEPDPQDPRLALGADLLAPEGYGEVIGGGERASSLQYLLDQIEHEGLSRADYEWYLDVRKYGSVPHAGFGMGLERAVAWICKLPHVRETIPYPRMMGTLRP; the protein is encoded by the coding sequence GTGAGCAGCCAGCCCTTCACCGAAGTCCGATTCCTCGCCGGCCAGGTCGGCGAGACCGTCCGGCTGCGGGGCTGGGTCCGCAATGCCCGCACCAGCAAGACCCGCTTCATCGAGCTGCGGGACGGCTCGGGCTTCGTGCAGTGCGTGGTCGGCGCTGCCGAGGCCGATCCCGAGAGCTACGAGCTGGCCGGGAAGCTCACCCAGGAAGCCGCCATCACCGTGACGGGCGTGGTGCAGCAGCACCCCAAGACCGGCCAGCCCGAGCTCCTGGTGAAGTCGCTGGAGCTGGTGGGGGGCAGCACGGACTTCCCCATCACGCCCAAGGAGCACGGCACCGAGTTCCTCATGGAGAACCGCCACCTCTGGCTGCGCAGCAAGCGCCAGTGGGCAATCCTCCGCATCCGCCACACCCTGGTGAAGGGCATCCGCGACTTCTTCGACGGCGACGGCTTCACGCTGCTGGACGCGCCCATCCTCACGCCCAGCGCCTGCGAGGGCACCAGCACCCTGTTCGGCACCGAGTACTTCCACGAGGGCATGGCGTTCCTCAGTCAGTCGGGCCAGCTCTACCAGGAACCGGGCATCGCCGCCTTCGGCAAGACCTACTGCTTCGGGCCCACCTTCCGCGCCGAGAAGAGCAAGACCCGCCGCCACCTCACGGAGTTCTGGATGGTGGAGCCGGAAGTGGCCTTCGCCCACCTGGACGACGTGATGGTCCTGGGCGAGCGCATGACCAAGTTCCTCATCCAGCGCGTGCTGGAAAGTCGCCAGGAGGAACTGAAGATCCTCGAGCGCGACACCGCGCCCCTGGAGACCGCCCTCAATACCACCTTCGACCGCATGACCTACACCGAGGCCGTGGAGAAGCTGAAGACGCTCGGCAGCGACATCAACTGGGGCGAGGACTTCGGCAATGACGACGAGACCATGCTCATGAACGCCACGGACAAGCCGCTGTGGGTGCACCGCTTCCCTAAGGCGTTCAAGGCCTTCTACATGGAGCCCGATCCTCAGGATCCCCGCCTGGCCCTGGGCGCCGACCTGCTGGCCCCCGAGGGCTACGGCGAGGTCATCGGGGGCGGCGAGCGCGCCTCCAGCCTCCAGTACCTCCTGGACCAGATCGAGCATGAAGGCCTCAGCCGCGCCGACTACGAGTGGTACCTCGACGTCCGCAAGTACGGCAGCGTCCCCCACGCCGGCTTCGGCATGGGCCTCGAGCGCGCCGTGGCGTGGATCTGCAAGCTGCCGCATGTCCGCGAAACCATCCCGTACCCCCGCATGATGGGGACGCTCAGACCGTAG
- the typA gene encoding translational GTPase TypA — MTPLEKIRNIAIIAHVDHGKTTLVDALFKGAHMFRDNQRVQERAMDSNDQERERGITILAKTTSLHWGGYRFNIVDTPGHADFGGEVERVLSMVDSVLLVVDAFDGPMPQTKFVTRKALALGLRPIVVINKVDRPGARPVWSQDQVFDLLIELGATEEQLDFPCVFASAKLGYAMLDMNEASDSLDPLFDTIVKHCPHPTGRPDAPLQMLVTLMDWSDFVGQIGIGRIVNGRIKVGETVGLVKRDGSIQQHKVTQLYGFEGLSRIQQTEASAGEIVAIAGIADIRVGETIADASTPVALEYVDIDEPTISMMFMVNAGPFAGQDGKLIQSRRIRERLQKELQHNVALRVEDTDSPDSFKVSGRGELHLSVLIETMRREGFELCVSRPEVILHIDPVTGEKLEPYEDVTIDIPEAYMGVTMEHMGNRKAEMQDMGNEGGRLRLHFKIPSRGLIGFRNEFMTDTRGEGLIHSLFSHYGPHKGDLVGRKNGVLISMDQCEAVGFALMNLEERGVIFIQPGTKCYEGMIVGEHARENDLVVNVAKAKKLSNMRSSGSDEATRITPPREHTLEQALEYIESDELVEVTPNFIRMRKRVLDTNERKKSEKRSDA; from the coding sequence ATGACCCCCCTCGAGAAGATCCGCAACATCGCCATCATCGCCCACGTCGACCATGGCAAGACCACCCTCGTGGACGCCCTGTTCAAGGGCGCGCACATGTTCCGGGACAACCAGCGGGTCCAGGAACGGGCCATGGACAGCAACGACCAGGAGCGCGAGCGCGGCATCACCATCCTGGCCAAGACGACCTCCCTGCACTGGGGCGGCTACCGCTTCAACATCGTGGACACCCCCGGCCACGCCGACTTCGGCGGCGAGGTGGAGCGCGTCCTGAGCATGGTGGATTCCGTGCTGCTGGTGGTGGACGCCTTCGACGGCCCCATGCCCCAGACCAAGTTCGTCACCCGCAAGGCCCTGGCCCTGGGCCTGCGGCCCATCGTGGTCATCAACAAGGTGGACCGCCCCGGCGCCCGCCCCGTGTGGTCCCAGGACCAGGTCTTCGACCTGCTCATCGAGCTGGGCGCCACCGAGGAGCAGCTGGACTTCCCCTGCGTCTTCGCCAGCGCCAAGCTGGGCTACGCCATGCTGGACATGAACGAGGCCAGCGACAGCCTGGATCCCCTCTTCGACACCATCGTGAAGCACTGCCCCCATCCCACCGGGAGACCCGACGCGCCCCTCCAGATGCTCGTGACCCTCATGGACTGGAGTGATTTCGTCGGCCAGATCGGCATCGGCCGCATCGTCAACGGCCGCATCAAGGTGGGCGAGACGGTCGGCCTGGTGAAGCGCGACGGCAGCATCCAGCAGCACAAGGTCACCCAGCTCTACGGCTTCGAGGGCCTGTCCCGCATCCAGCAGACGGAAGCCAGCGCCGGCGAGATCGTGGCCATCGCGGGCATCGCGGACATCCGGGTGGGCGAGACCATCGCCGACGCGTCCACTCCCGTGGCCCTCGAGTACGTGGACATCGACGAGCCCACCATCTCCATGATGTTCATGGTGAATGCCGGGCCTTTCGCCGGCCAGGACGGCAAGCTCATCCAGAGCCGCCGCATCCGCGAGCGCCTCCAGAAGGAGCTCCAGCACAACGTGGCCCTGCGCGTGGAGGACACGGACAGCCCCGATTCCTTCAAGGTGAGCGGCCGCGGCGAGCTGCACCTCTCGGTGCTCATCGAGACCATGCGCCGCGAGGGCTTCGAGCTCTGCGTGAGCCGTCCGGAGGTGATCCTGCACATCGATCCCGTCACAGGCGAGAAGCTGGAACCCTACGAGGACGTGACCATCGACATCCCCGAGGCCTACATGGGCGTGACCATGGAGCACATGGGCAACCGCAAGGCCGAGATGCAGGACATGGGCAACGAGGGCGGCCGCCTGCGCCTGCACTTCAAGATCCCCAGCCGCGGCCTGATCGGGTTCCGCAACGAGTTCATGACCGACACCCGGGGCGAAGGCCTCATCCACAGCCTCTTCAGCCACTACGGCCCCCACAAGGGCGACCTGGTGGGCCGCAAGAACGGCGTGCTCATCAGCATGGACCAGTGCGAGGCCGTGGGCTTCGCCCTCATGAACCTGGAGGAGCGCGGCGTCATCTTCATCCAGCCCGGGACCAAGTGCTACGAGGGCATGATCGTGGGTGAGCACGCCCGCGAGAACGACCTGGTGGTGAATGTGGCCAAGGCCAAGAAGCTGTCGAACATGCGCTCCAGCGGCAGCGACGAGGCCACCCGCATCACCCCGCCCCGGGAGCACACCCTGGAGCAGGCCCTGGAGTACATCGAGAGCGACGAGCTGGTGGAAGTCACGCCCAACTTCATCCGCATGCGCAAGCGCGTGCTGGACACCAACGAACGGAAGAAGTCGGAAAAGCGGTCCGACGCCTGA
- a CDS encoding type IV pilus twitching motility protein PilT, with the protein MHINELLTVVCEQGASDLHLKVGNHPIARIKGKLTPMTQFKRLVQEDTIAMAYAIMASDKQKVKFKENLDLDIAYSVPSLGRFRCNIFNQRGTVGLVLRVIPRKIYTIDDLMLPKVLKNICQEQRGLVLVTGTTGSGKSTTLAAMIDLINATRSEHILTIEDPIEYLHRDNLSIVNQREVEADCKTFATALRAALRQDPDVILVGEMRDLETIETALHAAETGHLVFSTLHTLDATETINRVISVFPPHHQKQIRLQMAAVLKGIISQRLVPRADGQGRVPAVEVMVATETVRTCIEDKDKTKMLKDVIAQGTAQYGMQTFDQSLYFLLKQGLITEEEALLRATNVGEFKLRLEGVMGSSDMAKANMERSMSIAQGSGREGGGGQTPPQVHPPAPGMPMAMPPSTDVKITLAR; encoded by the coding sequence ATGCATATCAACGAACTGCTCACCGTGGTCTGCGAGCAGGGCGCCAGCGACCTCCACCTCAAGGTCGGCAACCACCCCATCGCCCGCATCAAGGGGAAACTCACGCCCATGACGCAGTTCAAGCGCCTGGTGCAGGAGGACACCATCGCCATGGCCTACGCCATCATGGCCAGCGACAAGCAGAAGGTGAAGTTCAAGGAGAACCTGGACCTCGACATCGCCTATTCGGTGCCCAGCCTGGGCCGCTTCCGCTGCAACATCTTCAACCAGCGCGGCACGGTGGGCCTGGTGCTCCGCGTGATCCCGCGGAAGATCTACACCATCGACGACCTGATGCTCCCCAAGGTGCTGAAGAATATCTGCCAGGAGCAGCGCGGCCTCGTGCTGGTGACGGGCACCACAGGCTCGGGCAAGTCCACGACCCTCGCCGCGATGATCGACCTCATCAACGCCACCCGGTCCGAGCACATCCTCACCATCGAGGACCCCATCGAGTACCTGCACCGGGACAACCTCAGCATCGTGAACCAGCGCGAGGTGGAGGCGGACTGCAAGACCTTCGCCACGGCGCTGCGCGCCGCCCTCCGCCAGGATCCCGACGTGATCCTCGTGGGCGAGATGCGCGACCTGGAGACCATCGAGACGGCGCTGCACGCCGCCGAGACCGGCCACCTGGTCTTCAGCACCCTGCACACCCTGGACGCCACCGAGACCATCAACCGCGTGATCTCCGTGTTCCCGCCCCACCACCAGAAGCAGATCCGCCTCCAGATGGCGGCCGTGCTCAAGGGCATCATCTCCCAGCGCCTGGTGCCCCGGGCCGACGGCCAGGGCCGCGTCCCGGCCGTGGAGGTCATGGTGGCCACAGAGACCGTCCGCACCTGCATCGAGGACAAGGACAAGACCAAGATGCTGAAGGACGTCATCGCCCAGGGCACTGCCCAGTACGGCATGCAGACCTTCGACCAGAGCCTCTACTTCCTGCTCAAGCAGGGACTCATCACCGAAGAGGAGGCCCTGCTCCGCGCCACCAACGTGGGCGAGTTCAAGCTGCGCCTCGAAGGCGTGATGGGCTCCTCCGACATGGCCAAGGCCAACATGGAACGCAGCATGTCCATCGCCCAGGGCAGCGGCCGGGAAGGCGGGGGAGGCCAGACACCCCCCCAGGTCCACCCCCCCGCTCCGGGCATGCCCATGGCCATGCCCCCGTCCACGGACGTGAAAATCACCCTGGCACGCTAG
- a CDS encoding pyridoxal phosphate-dependent decarboxylase family protein yields the protein MPERLKDLETLSRGLDPGAEDRAALWEATRAYSEGFLGALPEAPAFVLKDRPGSGLADFPISEAGRPFPQVLGTLAEHVDGVGANGASGRHLAFIPPSSLFAGALGDLLAAITNRYAAYFFAGPGAVRMENQVLGWLARELGLPEGSSGNLAAGGSMAHLVGICTAREAAGLKAADYPRACVYLSDQAHHCLVKALRVAGMCEAPVREIPTDVDFRMRPEALEAAILADLRAGLRPWLLVPTAGTTNTGAVDPLEACADLAGRHGLWLHTDGAYGASFALTGLGKAALRGLEGSDSLVLDPHKGLFAPLGLGVLLTRHLEPLRKAHAFQADYLPSPPEDLEELSPSETTLEFSKHARALRLWLPLQLHGVAAFRAALEEKLLLARYAHQRLQAMPGVDPGPVPQLSVLAFRFLPRAGDADAFNQALLQRLTAQGRVFLSGTKLNGAFHLRLAILAARTHKDQVDEALERLQSEAAKLA from the coding sequence GTGCCGGAGCGTCTGAAGGACCTGGAAACCTTGTCCCGCGGGCTGGATCCCGGCGCGGAGGACCGGGCCGCGCTGTGGGAGGCCACCCGGGCCTACAGCGAGGGTTTCCTCGGAGCCCTGCCGGAGGCCCCGGCCTTCGTGCTGAAGGACCGGCCCGGATCGGGCCTGGCGGACTTTCCCATCTCCGAGGCGGGGCGGCCCTTCCCCCAGGTGCTGGGCACCCTGGCCGAGCATGTGGATGGCGTGGGGGCCAACGGAGCCTCGGGGCGGCACCTGGCCTTCATTCCGCCCTCGTCGCTCTTCGCGGGAGCTCTGGGCGACCTGCTGGCGGCGATCACCAACCGCTACGCCGCCTATTTCTTCGCCGGCCCCGGCGCCGTGCGGATGGAGAACCAGGTCCTCGGCTGGCTGGCCCGGGAGCTGGGCCTGCCCGAGGGCAGCTCGGGCAACCTGGCGGCCGGCGGCAGCATGGCCCACCTGGTGGGCATCTGTACGGCCCGGGAGGCCGCGGGCCTCAAGGCGGCGGATTATCCGAGAGCCTGCGTGTACCTGTCGGACCAGGCCCACCACTGCCTCGTGAAGGCCCTCCGGGTGGCCGGCATGTGCGAGGCGCCCGTGCGGGAGATCCCCACGGATGTCGATTTCCGGATGCGGCCCGAGGCGCTGGAGGCGGCCATCCTGGCGGACCTCCGCGCGGGCCTGCGCCCCTGGCTGCTGGTGCCCACGGCCGGCACCACCAATACCGGGGCCGTGGATCCCTTGGAGGCCTGTGCCGACCTGGCCGGGCGCCATGGCCTGTGGCTGCACACGGACGGCGCCTACGGGGCCTCCTTCGCCCTGACGGGCCTGGGGAAGGCCGCGCTCCGGGGGCTGGAAGGCAGCGACAGCCTGGTGCTGGATCCCCACAAGGGGCTCTTCGCGCCCCTGGGCCTGGGAGTCCTGCTGACGCGCCACCTGGAGCCCCTGCGGAAGGCCCACGCCTTCCAGGCCGACTACCTGCCTTCGCCGCCGGAGGACCTCGAGGAGCTGAGCCCCTCGGAGACCACCCTGGAATTCAGCAAGCACGCCCGGGCCCTGCGCCTTTGGCTGCCCCTGCAGCTCCACGGCGTGGCGGCCTTCCGGGCGGCCCTGGAGGAGAAGCTGCTCCTGGCCCGGTACGCCCACCAACGGCTCCAGGCGATGCCCGGCGTGGACCCGGGCCCGGTGCCCCAGCTCAGCGTCCTGGCCTTCCGCTTCCTGCCCAGGGCTGGCGACGCGGACGCCTTCAACCAGGCCCTGCTGCAGCGCCTGACGGCCCAAGGCCGGGTCTTCCTCAGCGGCACCAAGCTGAACGGGGCCTTCCACCTGCGCCTGGCCATCCTCGCCGCCCGCACCCACAAGGACCAGGTGGACGAAGCACTGGAGCGCCTCCAATCGGAAGCGGCCAAGCTGGCCTGA
- a CDS encoding aspartate carbamoyltransferase catalytic subunit translates to MTTERYVFPHKHLLGIQPLSPRDITAILDQARAFEEVCERPSIKIVPALRKKLVVNLFFENSTRTRNSFEIAEKRLSAEIINFDADTSSLNKGETLIDTAMNLEAMHPDLIVMRHSAPGAHALLARHMKASIVNAGDGAHEHPTQALLDAYTLRKHFGSLEGLRVAIVGDIRNSRVVRSNLWLLTRMGAKVTLVGPPTLVPQEMKATWPGIEISHDFDAVIPSQDAIMMLRAQFERGTGAYIPGQGEYSRFFQLNPARMKQAKRDVVVLHPGPINRGLEITSDVADGPNNLILDQVTNGVPVRMAVLYLLSHPHGEQVP, encoded by the coding sequence ATGACCACCGAGCGCTACGTCTTCCCCCACAAGCACCTGCTGGGCATCCAGCCCCTGAGCCCCCGGGACATCACGGCCATCCTGGACCAGGCCCGGGCCTTCGAGGAGGTCTGCGAGCGTCCCAGCATCAAGATCGTGCCGGCCCTGCGCAAGAAGCTGGTGGTGAACCTGTTCTTCGAGAACAGCACCCGCACCCGGAACAGCTTCGAGATTGCGGAGAAGCGGCTGTCGGCGGAGATCATCAACTTCGACGCCGACACCAGCAGCCTGAACAAGGGCGAGACCCTCATCGACACGGCCATGAACCTGGAGGCCATGCACCCGGATCTCATCGTCATGCGCCACAGCGCCCCCGGGGCCCACGCCCTCCTGGCGCGGCACATGAAGGCGAGCATCGTGAACGCCGGCGACGGCGCCCACGAGCACCCCACCCAGGCCCTGCTGGACGCCTACACGCTGCGCAAGCACTTCGGCAGCCTGGAGGGCTTGCGGGTGGCCATCGTGGGCGACATCCGCAACAGCCGGGTGGTGCGCTCCAACCTCTGGCTGCTCACCCGCATGGGCGCCAAGGTCACCCTGGTGGGGCCGCCCACCCTGGTGCCCCAGGAGATGAAGGCCACCTGGCCCGGCATCGAGATCAGCCACGACTTCGACGCCGTGATCCCCAGCCAGGACGCCATCATGATGCTCCGCGCCCAGTTCGAGCGCGGCACCGGCGCCTACATCCCCGGCCAGGGCGAGTACAGCCGGTTCTTCCAGCTCAACCCCGCCCGCATGAAGCAGGCGAAGAGGGACGTGGTGGTGCTGCACCCCGGCCCCATCAACCGCGGCCTGGAGATCACCAGCGACGTGGCCGACGGCCCGAACAACCTGATCCTCGACCAGGTGACCAACGGCGTGCCGGTCCGCATGGCCGTCCTCTACCTGCTGTCCCATCCGCATGGCGAGCAGGTGCCCTGA
- a CDS encoding response regulator produces the protein MKILVVDDSPTMRRIIIGNLLRMGHPDAVEGENGRVGLEKLAQGGVDLIITDWDMPEMNGLEFVRAVRSQDTALPILMVTTHAATEDILQALQAGVNNYVVKPFTLEGLQAKINSLFE, from the coding sequence GTGAAAATCCTCGTGGTGGACGATTCCCCGACGATGCGGCGCATCATCATCGGCAATCTCCTCCGCATGGGCCACCCGGACGCGGTGGAGGGCGAGAACGGCCGGGTCGGATTGGAAAAGCTCGCCCAGGGCGGGGTGGACCTGATCATCACCGACTGGGACATGCCGGAGATGAACGGGCTGGAGTTCGTCCGGGCGGTGCGGAGCCAGGACACCGCCCTCCCCATCCTCATGGTGACCACCCACGCGGCCACGGAGGACATCCTCCAGGCCCTCCAGGCCGGCGTGAACAACTACGTGGTGAAGCCGTTCACCCTGGAGGGGCTCCAGGCGAAGATCAACTCGCTCTTCGAGTAG
- a CDS encoding DUF493 family protein, which produces MEACPRPEITYPTRIPMKIIGRQEELRPDMVMELILAHLGPQAEGDEQHSANCKGSFISYTFWVTLPDATKETPLREAIQKLPGVVMQL; this is translated from the coding sequence ATGGAAGCCTGCCCCCGCCCCGAGATCACCTACCCCACCCGCATCCCCATGAAGATCATCGGGCGCCAGGAGGAGCTGCGCCCGGACATGGTCATGGAGCTGATCCTCGCCCACCTGGGCCCCCAGGCCGAAGGCGACGAGCAGCACTCGGCCAACTGCAAGGGCTCCTTCATCAGCTACACCTTCTGGGTCACCCTGCCAGATGCCACCAAGGAGACGCCGCTGCGGGAAGCCATCCAGAAACTGCCGGGCGTGGTGATGCAGCTGTAG
- a CDS encoding HU family DNA-binding protein → MIKIDIANSLMKVHPCSRATALQVVDLLTERLKDALLNGHRIEIRGFGVFEPRPRKRGMGRNIKTGASVQIPKGKSIRFKPGKDLREIEVA, encoded by the coding sequence ATGATCAAGATCGACATCGCCAATTCGCTGATGAAAGTCCACCCCTGCTCCCGCGCCACCGCCCTCCAGGTGGTGGACCTCCTCACGGAGCGCCTCAAGGACGCCCTCCTGAACGGCCACCGCATCGAGATCCGCGGCTTCGGCGTCTTCGAGCCCCGCCCCCGCAAGCGCGGCATGGGCCGCAACATCAAGACCGGCGCCAGCGTCCAGATCCCCAAGGGCAAGAGCATCCGCTTCAAGCCGGGGAAGGACCTGCGGGAGATCGAGGTCGCGTAG